The following coding sequences are from one Streptomyces sp. NBC_00536 window:
- a CDS encoding hemolysin family protein, producing the protein MTEVLLLVVALLLCLACGAFVAAEFSLTTIERSELERAVERGERGADSALAAVRSLTFQLSGAQLGITVTGLVIGMISKPSISALLKGPFEAMGLSAGAASSTALVLGTAVSTVVLMVVGELVPKNWAISSPLAVAKRVATMQRMFSRAFRPLISHLNTTANHMVRRFGMEPAEELASARSPQELVALARHSAKAGALEKDTAELFVRTLNLADLTAENVMTPRVQVTALDVQTTAEDVANATMATGLSRFPVYRGSLDSVVGTVHIKDVLALPAAERHRYPVSQLLREPLLVPESLTVDRLLDRLSGKQTMAVVIDEYGGTAGVATLEDIVEEVVGEVRDEHDPHETPDLAPAGTDASGRLLYSADGAARTDQLERIGLRVPDGPYETLAGLLATELGRIPVVGDSVHLGGWQLEVVDASGRRAARVLLHVPVEEPAEESRGATRRRHGKKSGDTHPEEGR; encoded by the coding sequence ATGACCGAAGTGCTTCTGCTCGTCGTCGCGCTGCTGCTCTGTCTCGCGTGCGGGGCCTTCGTCGCGGCCGAATTCTCGCTGACGACCATCGAGCGCAGTGAGCTCGAACGGGCCGTCGAGCGCGGCGAGCGCGGGGCCGACAGCGCCCTCGCCGCCGTCCGGAGCCTGACGTTCCAGCTCTCCGGCGCCCAGCTCGGCATCACCGTGACCGGCCTGGTCATCGGCATGATCTCCAAGCCCTCGATCTCCGCCCTTCTCAAGGGTCCGTTCGAGGCCATGGGACTGTCGGCCGGAGCCGCGTCCTCCACCGCCCTGGTCCTGGGCACCGCCGTGTCCACCGTCGTCCTGATGGTCGTCGGCGAGCTGGTGCCCAAGAACTGGGCGATCTCCTCCCCGCTGGCCGTCGCCAAGCGCGTGGCGACCATGCAGCGGATGTTCAGCCGGGCCTTCCGGCCCCTGATCAGCCACCTCAACACCACGGCCAACCACATGGTGCGCCGCTTCGGCATGGAGCCCGCCGAGGAGCTGGCCTCCGCGCGCAGCCCGCAGGAGCTGGTGGCGCTCGCGCGGCACTCGGCGAAGGCGGGAGCGCTGGAGAAGGACACCGCCGAACTGTTCGTGCGGACCCTGAACCTGGCCGATCTGACCGCGGAGAACGTGATGACCCCGCGGGTCCAGGTCACCGCCCTGGACGTGCAGACGACGGCGGAGGACGTGGCGAACGCGACCATGGCCACCGGCCTGTCCCGCTTCCCCGTCTACCGGGGCAGCCTCGACAGCGTCGTCGGCACCGTCCACATCAAGGACGTACTGGCGCTGCCCGCCGCCGAACGCCACCGCTACCCGGTGTCGCAGCTGCTGCGCGAGCCGCTGCTCGTCCCCGAGTCGCTGACCGTGGACCGGCTGCTGGACCGGCTGTCCGGCAAGCAGACGATGGCCGTGGTGATCGACGAATACGGCGGCACGGCCGGCGTGGCCACGCTGGAGGACATCGTCGAGGAGGTCGTGGGCGAGGTCCGCGACGAGCACGACCCGCACGAGACCCCGGACCTGGCCCCGGCCGGTACGGACGCCTCCGGCCGCCTGCTCTACTCCGCCGACGGCGCGGCCCGTACCGACCAGCTGGAGCGGATCGGGCTGCGGGTGCCGGACGGCCCGTACGAGACCCTGGCCGGACTGCTGGCGACCGAGCTGGGCCGCATACCGGTGGTCGGCGACAGCGTGCACCTCGGCGGCTGGCAACTGGAGGTCGTGGACGCCAGCGGGCGGCGGGCCGCGCGCGTGCTGCTGCACGTTCCGGTCGAGGAGCCCGCGGAAGAATCCCGCGGCGCCACCCGCAGGAGACACGGCAAGAAGAGCGGCGACACGCACCCGGAGGAGGGCCGATGA
- a CDS encoding ROK family transcriptional regulator yields MGQLTGGDPSLLRRINSAVVLRALRAADSPTLTDLTRLTGLSRPTVEGVVEGLIGTGLVMEAEAEEGARRQGRPARRFRFRAEAGHLLGIEIGSHRVAALLSGLDGRVIGAGTKEVAESATADERLDRVRSTVADLLRRAGVPRDSLRAVGVGSPGIVEANGTVRLCTALPGWTGLPLGERLQRSFRCPVQVENDANAAAVAEHWKGAGRDTDDLVFVMAGLSPGAGSLINGRLHRGFGGAAGEIGALHLLGRDVTPEKLLSTTGEPLHPLDEQAVAAVFALAKRGDEGAVAAVERFIQRLVHDVAALVLAMDPELVVVGGWAAGLDGVLDPLRRELERYCLRPPRVTLSHLGEAAVATGALRLALDQAEEELFAVEKVEKTVTARGRG; encoded by the coding sequence TTGGGGCAGCTGACCGGCGGGGACCCCTCGCTGCTCCGGCGGATCAATTCCGCCGTGGTCTTGCGGGCGCTTCGCGCGGCCGATTCACCGACGCTCACGGATCTGACCCGGCTCACCGGGCTCTCCCGGCCCACGGTCGAGGGAGTCGTCGAGGGGCTCATCGGCACCGGGCTCGTCATGGAGGCCGAGGCGGAGGAGGGCGCTCGCAGACAGGGGCGGCCGGCCAGGCGGTTCCGGTTCCGCGCCGAGGCGGGCCACCTCCTCGGGATCGAGATCGGCTCGCACCGTGTCGCGGCACTGCTGTCGGGTCTGGACGGGCGGGTGATCGGGGCCGGTACCAAGGAGGTCGCCGAGTCGGCCACGGCCGACGAGCGGCTCGACCGGGTCCGGAGCACGGTCGCCGACCTGCTGCGGCGCGCCGGGGTCCCGCGGGACTCGCTGCGCGCGGTCGGCGTCGGCAGCCCCGGGATCGTGGAGGCGAACGGCACCGTGCGCCTGTGCACCGCCCTGCCGGGCTGGACCGGTCTCCCGCTCGGTGAGCGGCTGCAGCGGTCGTTCCGCTGCCCGGTCCAGGTGGAGAACGACGCCAACGCGGCGGCGGTCGCCGAGCACTGGAAGGGCGCGGGGCGGGACACCGACGACCTGGTGTTCGTCATGGCGGGCCTCAGCCCGGGTGCCGGTTCGCTGATCAACGGACGGCTGCACCGGGGCTTCGGCGGCGCGGCGGGCGAGATCGGCGCGCTGCACCTGCTGGGCCGTGACGTGACGCCGGAGAAGCTGTTGTCGACCACCGGCGAGCCGTTGCACCCGCTGGACGAGCAGGCCGTCGCCGCGGTGTTCGCGCTGGCCAAGCGGGGTGACGAGGGGGCGGTGGCCGCGGTGGAGCGGTTCATCCAGCGCCTGGTGCACGACGTGGCCGCCCTGGTCCTGGCGATGGACCCGGAGCTGGTGGTCGTCGGCGGCTGGGCGGCCGGGCTGGACGGGGTCCTGGACCCGCTGCGCCGGGAGCTGGAGCGGTACTGCCTGCGCCCGCCCCGCGTGACGCTGTCCCACCTCGGGGAGGCGGCGGTGGCGACCGGAGCGCTGCGCCTTGCGCTGGACCAGGCGGAGGAAGAACTCTTCGCGGTGGAGAAGGTCGAGAAGACGGTCACGGCCCGCGGCCGCGGCTGA
- the mug gene encoding G/U mismatch-specific DNA glycosylase — MTPEELAAARDRILPDVVAGGLRVLFCGINPGLLSAATGHHFARPGNRFWPVLHLSGFTPRRLAPAEQEELLTHRLGITNVVARATARADELSAEEFREGGRLLTAKVELLRPQWLAVVGVTAYRTAFGERKAQIGPQERTIGPTRIWALPNPSGLNAHWTADTMAEEYARLRLAAEADH; from the coding sequence CTGACCCCCGAAGAGCTGGCCGCCGCCCGCGACCGCATCCTCCCGGATGTGGTCGCGGGCGGTTTGCGCGTCCTGTTCTGCGGGATCAACCCCGGCCTGCTGTCCGCCGCGACGGGCCACCACTTCGCCCGCCCCGGCAACCGCTTCTGGCCGGTCCTGCACCTGTCGGGCTTCACCCCGCGCCGCCTGGCTCCGGCGGAGCAGGAAGAGCTGCTGACCCACCGTCTGGGCATCACCAACGTCGTGGCCCGCGCCACCGCCCGCGCCGACGAGCTGAGCGCCGAGGAATTCCGCGAGGGCGGCCGCCTCCTGACGGCCAAGGTGGAACTCCTGCGCCCCCAGTGGCTGGCCGTGGTCGGCGTCACCGCCTACCGCACCGCCTTCGGCGAGCGGAAGGCCCAGATCGGCCCCCAGGAACGGACCATCGGCCCCACCCGGATCTGGGCCCTGCCCAACCCGAGCGGCCTCAACGCCCACTGGACCGCCGACACCATGGCCGAGGAGTACGCCCGCCTCCGCCTCGCCGCCGAGGCGGACCACTGA
- a CDS encoding SGNH/GDSL hydrolase family protein, producing the protein MEMNASYTSLVAVGDSFTEGMSDELPDGSYRGWADLLAARLAAREPGFRYANLAVRGKLIGQIAEEQAPLAASMGADVVTLVGGLNDTLRPKVDMGRVRGHLEAAVETLAPACGQLVLMRSPGRRGPVMERFRPRMEELFVIIEELAARHGALVVDLYGAPVLGDQRLWHADRLHLTGEGHRRVAEAVWQALGLPAEDDWRSPLPASPPPGWGVRRVHDARFAREHLLPWIGRRLTGRSSGDGRPAKRPELLPYAPGAS; encoded by the coding sequence ATGGAGATGAATGCGTCTTACACGAGTCTGGTCGCGGTCGGCGACTCCTTCACCGAGGGCATGTCCGACGAGCTGCCGGACGGCTCCTACCGGGGCTGGGCCGATCTGCTCGCCGCCCGTCTCGCGGCCCGCGAACCCGGGTTCCGCTACGCGAACCTCGCGGTCCGCGGGAAGCTGATCGGCCAGATCGCCGAGGAGCAGGCCCCCCTCGCCGCCTCGATGGGCGCGGACGTGGTCACCCTGGTGGGCGGGCTGAACGACACCCTGCGCCCCAAGGTCGACATGGGGCGGGTACGCGGCCACCTGGAGGCCGCCGTGGAAACGCTGGCCCCCGCCTGCGGACAGCTCGTCCTGATGCGCTCGCCCGGCCGCCGGGGACCGGTGATGGAACGTTTCCGCCCGCGCATGGAAGAGCTGTTCGTCATCATCGAGGAACTGGCGGCGCGGCACGGAGCGCTGGTCGTCGACCTCTACGGCGCCCCCGTCCTCGGCGACCAGCGGCTCTGGCACGCCGACCGGCTGCACCTGACCGGCGAGGGCCACCGCCGGGTCGCCGAGGCCGTGTGGCAGGCCCTGGGCCTGCCCGCGGAAGACGACTGGCGCAGCCCGCTGCCCGCCTCCCCGCCGCCGGGCTGGGGCGTCCGCCGCGTCCACGACGCGCGCTTCGCCCGCGAGCACCTGCTCCCGTGGATCGGCCGCCGCCTGACGGGCCGCTCCTCCGGGGACGGCCGCCCGGCGAAGCGGCCGGAGCTGCTGCCGTACGCCCCCGGGGCCTCGTAG
- a CDS encoding alkaline phosphatase D family protein, with product MPHTRRTLLTGSLAASAALALPLGLAAPAFARSGRPSASWGTQSGEVTERSALIWTRSDRPARMYVETSPTESFRHGVRRHPGPLLGPATDFTGTTPLRGLPPGQQVHYRVVVADPDDPRRTGEPVYGTFRTTPVSRRSGVRFLWSGDLAGQGWGINPDLGGYRVFDEMRLRDPDFFLFSGDTIYADGPLQPSVTLPDGRTWRNVTTEEKSKVAETLAEFRGNFRYNLLDRNLTAFNAQVPVIAQWDDHEVRNNWYPGQLLEDPRYTVKEVDVLAERARRAFGEYFPGRAIDPGERAEGRVHRVVRHGPLLDVFVLDMRTYRNANSPDRQAADPVGILGAEQLAWLKRELSRSRATWKVIAADMPLGIVVADGTANFEAVAQGDPGAPLGRELQIAELLRHIKHQRITGTLWLTADVHYTAANHYAPERAAFQDFAPFWEFVSGPIGAGGFPHGALDATFGPERAYVQSAPVGNMSPAENPPYYGEVEIDGASGELTVRLRRQGGGVLFTKSLRPGQVGQ from the coding sequence ATGCCGCACACCCGCCGGACCCTGCTCACCGGTTCGCTCGCCGCGTCCGCCGCGCTCGCCCTCCCGCTGGGCCTGGCCGCTCCGGCGTTCGCCCGGTCCGGCCGCCCGAGTGCCTCCTGGGGCACCCAGTCCGGTGAGGTCACCGAGCGGTCCGCGCTGATCTGGACCCGTTCGGACCGCCCCGCGCGGATGTACGTGGAAACCTCGCCCACCGAATCGTTCCGCCACGGGGTACGCCGCCACCCGGGCCCGCTGCTCGGCCCGGCCACCGACTTCACCGGCACCACCCCCCTGCGCGGCCTCCCGCCGGGCCAGCAGGTCCACTACCGCGTGGTGGTGGCCGATCCGGACGACCCCCGGCGCACCGGGGAACCCGTGTACGGCACCTTCCGCACCACGCCCGTCTCGCGCCGCTCCGGGGTCCGTTTCCTGTGGTCCGGGGACCTCGCCGGCCAGGGCTGGGGCATCAATCCGGACCTCGGTGGCTACCGGGTCTTCGACGAGATGCGCCTGCGCGACCCGGACTTCTTCCTCTTCAGCGGGGACACCATCTACGCGGACGGGCCGCTCCAGCCGAGCGTGACCCTGCCCGACGGCCGGACCTGGCGCAATGTGACCACCGAGGAGAAGTCGAAGGTCGCCGAGACCCTCGCCGAGTTCCGCGGGAACTTCCGCTACAACCTGCTCGATCGCAACCTCACCGCCTTCAACGCGCAGGTCCCCGTGATCGCCCAGTGGGACGACCACGAGGTGCGCAACAACTGGTACCCCGGCCAGCTGCTGGAGGACCCGCGCTACACGGTCAAGGAGGTCGACGTCCTGGCCGAACGCGCCCGCCGCGCCTTCGGCGAGTACTTCCCGGGCCGGGCGATCGACCCCGGCGAGCGCGCCGAGGGCCGGGTCCACCGCGTCGTCCGCCACGGCCCGCTGCTCGACGTCTTCGTCCTCGACATGCGCACCTACCGCAACGCCAACTCCCCGGACCGCCAGGCCGCCGACCCCGTCGGCATCCTGGGCGCCGAGCAGCTGGCCTGGCTGAAGCGGGAGCTGTCCCGTTCCCGCGCCACCTGGAAGGTGATCGCCGCCGACATGCCGCTCGGCATCGTCGTCGCCGACGGTACGGCCAATTTCGAGGCGGTCGCCCAGGGCGACCCGGGCGCCCCGCTCGGCCGGGAACTCCAGATCGCGGAACTGCTGCGCCACATCAAGCACCAGCGGATCACCGGCACCCTCTGGCTGACGGCCGACGTCCACTACACGGCGGCCAACCACTACGCCCCCGAGCGGGCGGCCTTCCAGGACTTCGCGCCGTTCTGGGAGTTCGTGTCCGGGCCCATCGGCGCGGGCGGCTTCCCGCACGGCGCGCTCGACGCGACCTTCGGGCCCGAGCGGGCCTACGTACAGTCGGCGCCGGTGGGCAACATGTCGCCGGCCGAGAACCCGCCGTACTACGGGGAGGTCGAGATCGACGGGGCAAGCGGTGAGCTGACCGTGCGGCTGCGCCGCCAGGGTGGCGGCGTACTGTTCACCAAGTCGCTCCGGCCGGGACAGGTGGGCCAGTAG
- a CDS encoding alpha/beta fold hydrolase produces MTSTASFAVDSPLGPRTTTVTYERKGAGEPLLLLHGIGHHFQAWRPVTDILAADHDVIAVDLPGFGASAPLPEGVPYDLATVAPALGAFCAALGVERPHVAGNSLGGLLALEMGRAGLARSVTALSPAGFWSEAERRYAFGALRAMRAGAHALPRPAVERLARSAVGRAALTGTIYARPARRSPEAVVAETLALRGAAGFEPTLAAGGSVRFTHDVPGVPVTIAWGERDRLLLRRQGVRAKHTIPGARLVRLPGCGHVPMSDAPALVARVILDTARAGLPAPAAA; encoded by the coding sequence ATGACCAGCACCGCCTCCTTCGCCGTCGACTCCCCGCTCGGCCCCCGCACCACGACCGTCACCTACGAGCGCAAGGGCGCGGGAGAACCCCTCCTGCTGCTCCACGGCATCGGCCACCACTTCCAGGCCTGGCGGCCGGTCACCGACATCCTGGCCGCGGACCACGACGTCATCGCCGTCGACCTGCCCGGTTTCGGGGCCTCCGCGCCGCTGCCGGAGGGGGTCCCCTATGACCTCGCCACCGTCGCCCCCGCCCTCGGTGCCTTCTGCGCGGCCCTCGGCGTCGAGCGTCCGCACGTCGCGGGCAACTCCCTCGGCGGACTGCTCGCGCTCGAAATGGGCCGCGCCGGTCTGGCCCGCTCGGTGACCGCCCTCTCGCCCGCCGGGTTCTGGAGCGAGGCCGAGCGCCGCTACGCCTTCGGTGCGCTGCGCGCCATGCGGGCCGGGGCCCACGCCCTGCCGCGCCCCGCCGTGGAGCGGCTCGCCCGCAGCGCCGTGGGCCGGGCCGCCCTCACCGGCACCATCTACGCCCGCCCCGCCCGCCGGTCCCCCGAGGCCGTGGTCGCCGAGACCCTGGCCCTGCGCGGGGCGGCCGGTTTCGAGCCGACCCTGGCCGCGGGGGGCTCCGTACGGTTCACTCACGACGTGCCCGGGGTGCCGGTCACCATCGCCTGGGGCGAACGCGACCGGCTGCTGCTGCGCCGTCAGGGCGTACGCGCCAAGCACACCATCCCGGGCGCGCGGCTGGTCCGGCTGCCCGGCTGCGGGCACGTTCCCATGTCTGACGCACCCGCTCTGGTGGCACGGGTCATCCTCGACACGGCCCGCGCCGGACTCCCGGCCCCGGCCGCCGCCTGA
- a CDS encoding GNAT family N-acetyltransferase yields the protein MIDLRIRAADPAEAQDVLAFWKEAAEGTSITDDVDGVTRLIRRDPDALILAEADGVLVGSVIAGYDGWRCSLYRLAVLPSHRRQGIATALLDAAERRFLDVGGRRGDAMVLEANERAQRAWAAAGYHREERWRRWVKPFGLG from the coding sequence ATGATCGATCTGCGCATACGGGCCGCCGACCCGGCCGAGGCCCAGGACGTCCTCGCCTTCTGGAAGGAAGCGGCGGAAGGCACCTCCATCACGGACGACGTGGACGGAGTGACCCGGCTCATCCGGCGCGATCCGGACGCCCTGATCCTCGCCGAGGCCGACGGGGTCCTGGTGGGATCCGTCATCGCGGGCTACGACGGCTGGCGCTGCTCGCTCTACCGGCTGGCGGTGCTTCCCTCGCACCGGCGGCAGGGGATCGCCACCGCGCTCCTGGACGCCGCCGAGCGGCGCTTCCTGGACGTGGGCGGGCGGCGCGGGGACGCCATGGTGCTGGAGGCGAACGAGCGGGCGCAGCGGGCGTGGGCCGCGGCCGGGTACCACCGCGAGGAGCGCTGGCGGCGCTGGGTCAAGCCGTTCGGCCTGGGGTAG
- the purB gene encoding adenylosuccinate lyase, translating into MTAKPRIPNVLAGRYASAELAVLWSPEYKVTLERRLWLAVLRAQKDLGIEVPDAALADYERVLEQVDLASIAEREKVTRHDVKARIEEFNALAGHEHVHKGMTSRDLTENVEQLQIRLSLELARDRTVAVLARLGKLAAEHAELVMAGRSHNVAAQATTLGKRFATAADELLVAYGRLEDLLERYPLRGIKGPVGTSQDMLDLLGGDTAKLADLEQRIAGHLGFAHAFTSVGQVYPRSLDYDVVTALVQLAAAPSSIAKTIRLMAGHELVTEGFKPGQVGSSAMPHKMNTRSCERVNGLMVILRGYASMTGELAGDTWNEGDVSCSVVRRIALPDAFFAFDGLLETFLTVLDEFGAFPAVVARELDRYLPFLATTKVLMGAVRAGVGREAAHEVIKEHAVASALAMREQGAERNELLDKLAADERMPLDRAQLDALMADKLSFTGAAGDQVAVVVSRIEEITKQHPEAAGYTPGSIL; encoded by the coding sequence GTGACTGCCAAGCCCCGCATCCCCAATGTCCTGGCCGGCCGCTACGCCTCCGCGGAGCTCGCCGTCCTGTGGTCCCCCGAGTACAAGGTGACGCTGGAGCGGCGGCTGTGGCTCGCCGTGCTGCGCGCCCAGAAGGACCTCGGTATCGAGGTGCCCGACGCGGCCCTCGCCGACTACGAGCGCGTCCTGGAACAGGTCGACCTGGCCTCCATCGCCGAGCGCGAGAAGGTCACCCGGCACGATGTGAAGGCCCGGATCGAGGAGTTCAACGCCCTCGCCGGCCACGAGCACGTGCACAAGGGCATGACCTCGCGCGACCTCACCGAGAACGTCGAGCAGCTCCAGATCCGGCTCTCCCTGGAACTGGCCCGTGACCGCACGGTCGCCGTGCTGGCCCGCCTCGGCAAGCTGGCCGCCGAGCACGCCGAGCTGGTCATGGCCGGGCGCTCCCACAACGTCGCGGCGCAGGCCACGACCCTGGGCAAGCGCTTCGCGACCGCCGCCGACGAGCTGCTCGTCGCCTACGGCCGCCTGGAGGACCTGCTGGAGCGCTACCCGCTGCGCGGGATCAAGGGCCCGGTCGGCACCTCCCAGGACATGCTCGACCTGCTCGGCGGCGACACCGCCAAGCTCGCCGACCTGGAGCAGCGCATCGCGGGCCACCTCGGCTTCGCGCACGCCTTCACCTCGGTCGGCCAGGTCTACCCGCGCTCGCTCGACTACGACGTGGTCACCGCGCTGGTGCAGCTCGCCGCCGCCCCGTCCTCGATCGCCAAGACCATCCGCCTGATGGCCGGACACGAGCTGGTCACCGAAGGCTTCAAGCCCGGCCAGGTCGGCTCCTCGGCGATGCCGCACAAGATGAACACCCGCTCCTGCGAGCGCGTGAACGGCCTGATGGTCATCCTGCGCGGCTACGCCTCGATGACCGGTGAGCTGGCGGGCGACACCTGGAACGAGGGTGACGTCTCCTGCTCCGTCGTCCGCCGGATCGCCCTGCCGGACGCGTTCTTCGCCTTCGACGGTCTGCTGGAGACCTTCCTGACCGTCCTGGACGAGTTCGGCGCGTTCCCGGCGGTCGTCGCCCGCGAGCTGGACCGCTACCTCCCCTTCCTCGCCACCACCAAGGTCCTCATGGGCGCGGTACGGGCCGGGGTCGGCCGCGAGGCCGCCCACGAGGTCATCAAGGAGCACGCGGTGGCCTCCGCGCTCGCGATGCGCGAGCAGGGCGCCGAGCGCAACGAGCTGCTCGACAAGCTGGCCGCCGACGAGCGCATGCCGCTGGACCGCGCACAGCTCGACGCGCTGATGGCCGACAAGCTGTCCTTCACCGGCGCGGCGGGCGACCAGGTCGCCGTGGTCGTCTCCCGCATCGAGGAGATCACCAAGCAGCACCCGGAGGCCGCCGGCTACACCCCGGGGTCGATCCTCTGA
- a CDS encoding GntR family transcriptional regulator encodes MGTTQLESVPEPKYWHLKTVLSEALDQDFAVGEVLPNERDLAARFGVARATLRQALEQLELEGRLQRRRGVGTTVAPPRVGVAVGSAQHSWPGEAVDGWQLVDAAETLPSAAVAKLLGTASAVPFGTDQTVHTVRRTRVTQGQAVAAELLYVPGSSVPGLSGIDAPAGPARARAVLRELQRLVLEGQDRSVELGSARADDAKELDRLPGAPVLLVTTRYFTAEGTAAVSVATYRADTCRLTFGDSGDVQISHHPETRVAS; translated from the coding sequence GTGGGGACCACGCAGCTCGAATCGGTGCCGGAGCCGAAGTACTGGCATCTCAAGACCGTGCTCAGCGAGGCGCTCGACCAGGACTTCGCCGTGGGCGAGGTGCTGCCCAACGAGCGTGATCTGGCCGCCCGTTTCGGCGTGGCCCGCGCGACCCTGCGCCAGGCCCTCGAACAGCTGGAACTCGAAGGCAGGCTCCAGCGCCGCCGCGGCGTCGGCACCACCGTGGCCCCGCCGCGGGTCGGCGTCGCCGTCGGCAGCGCCCAGCACTCCTGGCCCGGCGAGGCCGTCGACGGGTGGCAGCTCGTGGACGCCGCCGAGACCCTGCCGAGCGCCGCCGTCGCCAAGCTCCTCGGCACCGCGTCCGCCGTCCCCTTCGGGACCGACCAGACCGTGCACACGGTGCGCCGGACCCGCGTCACCCAGGGCCAGGCCGTCGCCGCCGAGCTGCTGTACGTCCCCGGCTCCTCGGTGCCCGGCCTCTCCGGCATAGACGCCCCGGCCGGCCCCGCCCGCGCCCGCGCCGTACTGCGCGAGCTGCAGCGCCTGGTGCTCGAAGGCCAGGACCGCTCCGTGGAACTCGGCTCGGCCCGCGCCGACGACGCCAAGGAACTCGACCGGCTGCCCGGAGCCCCGGTCCTGCTGGTCACCACCCGCTACTTCACGGCCGAGGGCACCGCGGCGGTCTCGGTCGCGACCTACCGCGCGGACACCTGCCGGCTGACCTTCGGGGACTCGGGCGACGTCCAGATAAGCCACCACCCGGAAACCCGCGTCGCCTCCTGA
- a CDS encoding hemolysin family protein gives MTAIQLLIGLATLVVNAFFVGAEFALISVRRSQIEPYAEQGDRRARAVLWGLEHVSALMAAAQLGITLCTLVLGVVAEPAIAHLLTPLFDLIGVPSGVTHAISFVVALALATYLHMLFGEMLPKNVALAEPVRTALLLGPPLVTLTRGLRPVIFAINAFANALLRMLRVEVKDEVAATFSDDELARIVKDSSAAGLIDGRASERLHDALELGRRPVIDVALPVDRVVSAGEGITPEGLERLSAASRYSRFPVLDAQQKILGYLHVKDALEVTARDEAFPVSALRPIAQVRAETPLDDVLTAMRRSRTHLAAVLGADGVMTGLVTMEDVLRELFGNQPAA, from the coding sequence ATGACCGCGATCCAACTGCTGATCGGCCTGGCGACCCTGGTCGTCAACGCCTTCTTCGTCGGCGCGGAGTTCGCGCTGATCTCGGTCCGGCGCAGCCAGATCGAGCCGTACGCCGAGCAGGGCGACCGGCGGGCCCGGGCCGTGCTGTGGGGCCTGGAGCACGTGTCGGCCCTGATGGCGGCGGCCCAGCTGGGCATCACCCTGTGCACCCTGGTGCTCGGTGTGGTCGCCGAGCCGGCCATCGCCCACCTGCTCACCCCGCTCTTCGACCTGATCGGGGTGCCGTCCGGGGTGACCCACGCGATCTCCTTCGTGGTGGCGCTGGCACTGGCGACGTACCTGCACATGCTCTTCGGCGAGATGCTGCCGAAGAACGTGGCGCTGGCCGAGCCGGTCCGTACGGCGCTGCTCCTCGGTCCGCCGCTGGTGACCCTGACGCGGGGGCTGCGGCCGGTGATCTTCGCGATCAACGCCTTCGCCAACGCACTGCTGCGGATGCTGCGCGTCGAGGTGAAGGACGAGGTCGCCGCGACCTTCTCGGACGACGAGCTGGCCCGGATCGTCAAGGACTCCAGCGCGGCGGGGCTGATCGACGGCCGGGCGAGCGAGCGGCTGCACGACGCCCTGGAACTGGGCCGCCGGCCCGTCATAGACGTGGCGCTGCCCGTGGACCGGGTGGTCTCGGCCGGGGAGGGCATCACGCCCGAGGGGCTGGAGCGGCTCTCCGCCGCCTCCCGGTACTCGCGGTTCCCCGTGCTCGACGCGCAGCAGAAGATCCTCGGCTACCTGCACGTCAAGGACGCCCTGGAGGTGACCGCGCGCGACGAGGCCTTCCCGGTCTCCGCGCTGCGGCCGATCGCCCAGGTACGGGCCGAGACCCCGCTGGACGACGTCCTGACCGCCATGCGGCGCAGCCGCACGCACCTGGCGGCGGTCCTCGGGGCGGACGGGGTCATGACCGGCCTGGTCACGATGGAGGACGTGCTGCGCGAGCTGTTCGGGAACCAGCCCGCGGCGTAG